In Silene latifolia isolate original U9 population chromosome 3, ASM4854445v1, whole genome shotgun sequence, a single window of DNA contains:
- the LOC141647854 gene encoding dynamin-related protein 4C-like, with product MLNKGFYQSLLFFGFWCHLQNSCTPIQASIIFTSKSNSKIQDSSITNSNSLVLGSRSISISPLENSYNDRIRPLLDAVDKLRNLKVMKEGIQLPTIVVVGDQSSGKSSVLESLAGISLPRGPGICTRVPLIMRLQHHYALQPQFSLEYLGKTVDIDEERVPEAITLATQEIAGDAKGIANTPINLVVKKNGVPDLTMVDLPGITRVPVHGQPENIYDQIREMIMEYITPEESIILNVLSASVDFTTCESIMMSQTVDRTGERTLAVVTKADKAPEGLLEKVANDDVGIGLGYVCVRNRIGEETYQEARLEEARLFETHPLLSKIDKSMVGVPVLAQKLVQIQANIISKCLPNIVRQINDKLKSNVDELNSMPRHLSSVNEAMAVFLQVMGSTKESLKKIVVRAEYDEYPDDQTMHATARLADMLNRFSDELHSAGIPKEKPNDFLMEEVRVLEESKGIGLPNFLPRSGFITILHRKINGISGIPVEFMSKAWDYIESVVVTVLMHHCNNYPPLQSSTKRAATGLIAKLKDETTKRVEELVEMEKLADYTSNPEYMSVWNSMMKCQDRFMKIVESASPESFTEIQGFGRVDVGHMRNYKPVAHQALDMKLRMTAYWKIVLRRLVDSMALHLLFSVQNLVNRDLEVEIVNELMGPNGDGIKRLLDEAPSVSAKRERLKKSIRLLEESKDVVSKIMDRIAIYE from the coding sequence ATGTTGAACAAAGGGTTTTACCAATCTCTCTTGTTTTTTGGCTTTTGGTGTCACCTTCAAAACTCCTGCACCCCAATACAAGCTTCCATAATATTTACATCTAAGTCCAACAGCAAAATTCAAGACTCCTCCATTACCAACAGCAATTCTCTTGTACTTGGCAGCCGCAGCATCTCAATCTCACCCCTTGAGAACTCTTACAATGACCGTATTCGGCCTCTTCTTGATGCAGTCGACAAGCTTCGTAACCTTAAGGTCATGAAGGAAGGGATCCAGCTCCCTACGATTGTAGTGGTGGGTGACCAATCTTCCGGAAAATCAAGTGTTCTCGAGTCACTGGCTGGAATTAGCCTCCCTAGGGGTCCCGGGATATGCACCCGGGTACCCCTCATTATGCGCTTGCAGCatcattatgctctccaaccacaATTTTCGTTGGAGTACCTGGGTAAAACTGTTGATATCGATGAGGAGCGTGTTCCCGAGGCTATTACTCTGGCTACTCAGGAGATTGCTGGGGATGCTAAGGGTATTGCAAACACTCCTATCAATCTTGTGGTGAAGAAAAACGGAGTACCCGATTTGACCATGGTGGATCTTCCAGGTATTACCCGGGTTCCTGTCCATGGGCAGCCTGAGAATATCTATGACCAGATTAGGGAGATGATCATGGAGTACATCACTCCAGAGGAGAGTATTATTCTGAATGTCCTGTCAGCAAGTGTTGATTTCACGACGTGTGAGTCGATAATGATGTCTCAAACTGTGGACAGGACTGGTGAGAGGACCCTGGCTGTGGTTACGAAAGCAGACAAGGCTCCTGAAGGGTTGCTAGAGAAGGTAGCTAATGATGATGTCGGGATTGGACTCGGGTATGTTTGTGTCAGGAACAGGATCGGTGAGGAAACTTACCAGGAAGCGAGATTGGAAGAAGCCAGGCTCTTCGAAACTCACCCTCTGCTCTCTAAAATCGATAAGTCAATGGTTGGAGTTCCGGTTTTAGCTCAGAAGTTGGTTCAAATTCAAGCTAACATCATTTCCAAGTGCTTGCCTAATATTGTAAGGCAGATTAATGACAAGTTGAAATCAAATGTTGATGAACTGAACTCTATGCCTCGGCATTTGTCCTCGGTTAATGAGGCAATGGCAGTGTTCTTGCAGGTTATGGGATCCACTAAAGAATCTCTGAAGAAGATCGTCGTTCGAGCGGAGTACGATGAGTACCCTGATGACCAAACGATGCATGCCACTGCTCGTCTGGCTGATATGCTTAACAGGTTTTCTGATGAACTACATTCTGCAGGAATTCCGAAAGAAAAACCAAATGATTTCCTGATGGAAGAGGTTCGTGTTCTCGAGGAGTCCAAAGGAATTGGGCTTCCTAATTTTCTCCCGCGATCTGGGTTTATCACCATCCTACACAGGAAGATTAATGGCATCTCAGGAATACCTGTCGAATTTATGTCCAAAGCTTGGGATTACATTGAGAGTGTGGTAGTGACGGTTTTGATGCACCATTGCAACAATTACCCACCTCTTCAGTCGTCTACTAAAAGAGCTGCAACTGGTTTGATTGCTAAGTTGAAAGATGAGACTACTAAGCGTGTCGAAGAACTAGTCGAGATGGAGAAGTTAGCTGATTACACTAGTAATCCCGAGTACATGTCAGTTTGGAATAGTATGATGAAGTGTCAAGATCGGTTCATGAAGATTGTTGAAAGTGCGTCTCCAGAATCGTTTACAGAAATCCAAGGGTTTGGGAGGGTCGATGTGGGTCATATGAGAAACTACAAGCCTGTAGCACATCAAGCCTTGGATATGAAACTAAGGATGACGGCCTACTGGAAGATTGTGCTGAGACGGTTAGTCGACTCAATGGCTTTACATCTGCTGTTTTCGGTACAGAATTTGGTAAACCGGGATTTAGAGGTTGAGATTGTGAACGAGTTAATGGGTCCTAACGGAGATGGCATTAAGAGGTTGCTCGATGAAGCACCTTCAGTTTCCGCCAAGAGAGAGAGGCTTAAAAAGAGTATCAGGCTGCTAGAGGAGTCCAAGGACGTGGTCTCCAAAATCATGGATAGGATTGCTATTTATGAATGA
- the LOC141649514 gene encoding uncharacterized protein LOC141649514 — protein sequence MGIIQANVCFLCGCNAEIVEHLFFLCPFSSRCLELVAAWLKISLPDQGVIEWWVQQRARSLLLKQVLAVALASLIYHVWMSRNNCQVEGPVVNGGLGIIDSRLWIIAAIGKLVWWLATKKDILWIKWVDQVYLKGRDWYTYQPSLSSSWAWRQICAVKEKLKVGYTAGKWTGSNAEYTISSGYDWLHQENWPKVQWHNIVWNRLNTPKHCFNAWLIQQGRLLTLDRLCRMGITDQKTCYLCGIHPEDHDHIFNQCIFTQQCHDRTLNWLQIQVSGNGNAQDMMRNRRISAFRRKLLSSLMVAL from the exons ATGGGTATCATTCAGGCGAATGTATGTTTTTTGTGTGGGTGTAATGCTGAAATAGTGGAGCATTTGTTCTTCCTGTGCCCCTTCAGTAGTAGGTGCTTGGAGCTGGTTGCTGCCTGGCTGAAGATTTCTTTACCAGATCAGGGAGTCATTGAATGGTGGGTTCAGCAGAGAGCTCGTTCTTTGCTATTGAAGCAGGTTCTTGCTGTTGCTCTAGCAAGTCTGATTTACCACGTCTGGATGAGCAGGAACAACTGTCAGGTTGAAGG GCCTGTGGTGAATGGTGGACTGGGCATCATTGACAGTAGGTTGTGGATTATTGCTGCAATTGGCAAATTGGTATGGTGGCTTGCGACTAAAAAGGATATCTTATGGATTAAATGGGTTGATCAAGTTTATCTGAAAGGAAGGGATTGGTACACATATCAGCCTAGTTTAAGCAGCTCCTGGGCGTGGAGACAGATATGTGCTGTTAAGGAAAAACTCAAAGTTGGGTATACTGCAGGTAAATGGACGGGTAGCAATGCGGAGTATACTATCTCTTCTGGTTATGATTGGCTTCATCAGGAGAATTGGCCTAAAGTACAATGGCATAACATAGTTTGGAACAGATTGAACACGCCTAAGCATTGCTTTAATGCTTGGCTAATTCAACAAGGAAGACTTCTCACTCTTGACAGATTGTGCAGGATGGGCATTACTGATCAGAAAACGTGCTATCTATGTGGAATTCATCCTGAAGACCATGATCATATTTTTAATCAATGCATCTTTACGCAACAATGTCATGACAGGACTCTGAATTGGCTGCAAATCCAGGTCAGTGGCAATGGTAATGCTCAGGATATGATGAGAAACAGGAGGATATCTGCGTTTAGGAGGAAGCTGCTAAGTTCACTGATGGTTGCTTTATAA